In Doryrhamphus excisus isolate RoL2022-K1 chromosome 7, RoL_Dexc_1.0, whole genome shotgun sequence, one genomic interval encodes:
- the atxn7l1 gene encoding ataxin-7-like protein 1 isoform X1: MHSKNQRRHGSPVPSRSPLVLMKAKAPAAVPAVASGPADALAFRIPKDYPHSRFSKAPLAVYPPKGARNKTCVSLPVVSLEKIPCLSRSDSQVRLTASPSSSSSPLKQPPLTSPAAHRCSDKAVNGPRSSVSPSSLDGRPGPARSPLNRRPSPSPSPLPLDRKPSPAPSPSQRPASLLSSPMEKNQNGVKASSRSHKRLSGRVFDPNKHCGVQDPETKQLCTRSLTCKTHSLTHRRAVPGRRKHFDILLAEHRGRTKEKEGAKEKDKEGKNGCSPNAESQEAACPRKPHCPNGRPLSTLKLRLANAHISRVPGTSSASTPQTPAPLPAPTSNPEPSPHPWTSAAGGDGARLSSDEADAETLEDADKLPAFYFSNVHPQPSGFCIFSSRLMGRGHYVFDRRWDRMRLALQNMVEKHLNAQMWRKVPLAAESLHCLSPSGAPSGTSQQAHPPSTTSDSCPPLTSSSGSVSRSISQSAPAGFTFRDAHVSTLGVCRHGTHKASRLAKEREDSIAGTDVRKNSSCSFPTVDTHKRNGSSYHPTLQKSGGPASTLARKMGHGPEGNGLWSYSDHWLTKTEGSHSRNSRDLANSSKSYLSGREPCPASSRAPSSSGALTYGRKAEGRKRSRPSSNDGKAGNKLSRLDAFFGSGNDAESQRQAKLHH; the protein is encoded by the exons ATGCATAGCAAAAACC AGAGGCGCCACGGCTCTCCCGTGCCTTCCAGGAGCCCGCTGGTCCTCATGAAGGCCAAGGCACCCGCAGCGGTCCCGGCCGTGGCAAGCGGTCCTGCGGACGCCCTGGCCTTTCGGATCCCTAAAGATTACCCTCACTCCCGCTTCAGCAAGGCGCCACTGGCTGTGTATCCGCCAAAAGGGGCTCGAAACAAGACATG TGTGTCCCTTCCAGTGGTCAGCTTGGAGAAGATACCCTGCCTCAGCCGAAGCGACTCACAAGTCCGCCTCACCGCCTCTCCTTCCTCCTCGTCGTCCCCTCTCAAACAACCTCCGCTCACTTCCCCAGCCGCCCATCGTTGCAGCGACAAAGCAGTGAACGGCCCGCGCTCCTCCGTATCACCGTCCTCCCTGGATGGGCGGCCCGGCCCGGCGCGCTCTCCTCTGAACAGGCGGCCATCACCGTCGCCTTCCCCCTTGCCGCTGGACCGGAAACCCTCCCCTGCTCCTTCCCCATCTCAGCGGCCGGCCTCGTTACTGTCATCACCTATGGAGAAGAACCAAAATGGAGTCAAGGCTTCCTCACGGTCGCATAAAAGACTCTCAG GGAGAGTATTTGACCCCAACAAGCACTGTGGCGTCCAGGACCCCGAGACCAAACAGCTGTGCACGCGCTCTCTCACCTGCAAG ACTCACTCCTTAACCCACCGCCGAGCCGTGCCGGGTCGAAGAAAACATTTCGACATCCTCCTCGCCGAGCACAGGGGCAGGACCAAGGAGAAGGAGGGTGCAAAGGAGAAAGACAAGGAAGGGAAGAACGGCTGCAGCCCGAACGCCGAGTCGCAAGAGGCTGCGTGTCCTCGCAAGCCTCACTGCCCCAATGGACGACCCCTATCCACTCTGAAACTAAGGCTGGCGAACGCACACATCTCCAG GGTTCCAGGCACCTCCTCCGCCTCTACTCCTCAGACACCGGCACCCTTGCCCGCCCCTACCTCCAATCCGGAGCCTTCGCCCCACCCTTGGACGTCCGCAGCAGGTGGAGATGGCGCTCGGCTCTCCAGCGACGAAGCAGACGCGGAGACTCTGGAGGATGCTGACAAACTGCCTGCCTTTTACTTCTCTAACGTCCACCCTCAGCCTTCAGGG TTCTGCATATTCAGCAGCAGGCTCATGGGACGAGGCCACTATGTGTTTGATCGGCGATGGGACAGGATGAGGCTGGCGCTCCAGAACATGGTGGAGAAACACCTCAACGCACAAATGTGGAG AAAGGTTCCACTTGCAGCCGAGAGCCTCCACTGCCTCTCACCCTCTGGTGCCCCCTCTGGCACTTCACAGCAGGCTCACCCTCCCTCTACAACATCTGACTCTTGTCCTCCTTTAACGTCCTCGTCTGGTTCCGTCTCCCGCAGTATTTCTCAGTCCGCACCTGCAGGCTTTACTTTTAGAGATGCTCACGTTTCCACGCTGGGAGTGTGCCGACACGGCACGCACAAGGCCAGTCGCCTAGCCAAAGAGAGAGAGGACTCTATAGCGGGGACTGATGTAAGAAAAAACTCTTCCTGCTCCTTCCCAACTGTGGATACTCACAAGCGGAACGGAAGCAGCTATCATCCAACACTGCAAAAGTCAGGCGGGCCTGCGTCCACCCTGGCAAGGAAGATGGGACATGGTCCCGAGGGAAACGGACTGTGGAGCTACAGTGACCATTGGTTAACAAAAACGGAGGGGTCCCACAGCCGTAACAG TCGCGATCTCGCCAACAGCAGTAAATCCTACCTGTCCGGCAGGGAGCCATGTCCCGCCTCCAGCCGAGCTCCTTCCTCCTCTGGAGCACTGACGTATGGGCGCAAAGCCGAGGGGAGGAAAAGGAGTAGACCCAGCTCGAACGACGGGAAGGCCGGGAACAAGCTGAGCCGGCTGGACGCGTTCTTTGGGAGTGGGAACGACGCCGAATCCCAAAGACAG GCCAAGTTGCATCACTGA
- the atxn7l1 gene encoding ataxin-7-like protein 1 isoform X2: MHSKNQRRHGSPVPSRSPLVLMKAKAPAAVPAVASGPADALAFRIPKDYPHSRFSKAPLAVYPPKGARNKTCVSLPVVSLEKIPCLSRSDSQVRLTASPSSSSSPLKQPPLTSPAAHRCSDKAVNGPRSSVSPSSLDGRPGPARSPLNRRPSPSPSPLPLDRKPSPAPSPSQRPASLLSSPMEKNQNGVKASSRSHKRLSGRVFDPNKHCGVQDPETKQLCTRSLTCKTHSLTHRRAVPGRRKHFDILLAEHRGRTKEKEGAKEKDKEGKNGCSPNAESQEAACPRKPHCPNGRPLSTLKLRLANAHISRVPGTSSASTPQTPAPLPAPTSNPEPSPHPWTSAAGGDGARLSSDEADAETLEDADKLPAFYFSNVHPQPSGFCIFSSRLMGRGHYVFDRRWDRMRLALQNMVEKHLNAQMWRKVPLAAESLHCLSPSGAPSGTSQQAHPPSTTSDSCPPLTSSSGSVSRSISQSAPAGFTFRDAHVSTLGVCRHGTHKASRLAKEREDSIAGTDVRKNSSCSFPTVDTHKRNGSSYHPTLQKSGGPASTLARKMGHGPEGNGLWSYSDHWLTKTEGSHSRNREPCPASSRAPSSSGALTYGRKAEGRKRSRPSSNDGKAGNKLSRLDAFFGSGNDAESQRQAKLHH; this comes from the exons ATGCATAGCAAAAACC AGAGGCGCCACGGCTCTCCCGTGCCTTCCAGGAGCCCGCTGGTCCTCATGAAGGCCAAGGCACCCGCAGCGGTCCCGGCCGTGGCAAGCGGTCCTGCGGACGCCCTGGCCTTTCGGATCCCTAAAGATTACCCTCACTCCCGCTTCAGCAAGGCGCCACTGGCTGTGTATCCGCCAAAAGGGGCTCGAAACAAGACATG TGTGTCCCTTCCAGTGGTCAGCTTGGAGAAGATACCCTGCCTCAGCCGAAGCGACTCACAAGTCCGCCTCACCGCCTCTCCTTCCTCCTCGTCGTCCCCTCTCAAACAACCTCCGCTCACTTCCCCAGCCGCCCATCGTTGCAGCGACAAAGCAGTGAACGGCCCGCGCTCCTCCGTATCACCGTCCTCCCTGGATGGGCGGCCCGGCCCGGCGCGCTCTCCTCTGAACAGGCGGCCATCACCGTCGCCTTCCCCCTTGCCGCTGGACCGGAAACCCTCCCCTGCTCCTTCCCCATCTCAGCGGCCGGCCTCGTTACTGTCATCACCTATGGAGAAGAACCAAAATGGAGTCAAGGCTTCCTCACGGTCGCATAAAAGACTCTCAG GGAGAGTATTTGACCCCAACAAGCACTGTGGCGTCCAGGACCCCGAGACCAAACAGCTGTGCACGCGCTCTCTCACCTGCAAG ACTCACTCCTTAACCCACCGCCGAGCCGTGCCGGGTCGAAGAAAACATTTCGACATCCTCCTCGCCGAGCACAGGGGCAGGACCAAGGAGAAGGAGGGTGCAAAGGAGAAAGACAAGGAAGGGAAGAACGGCTGCAGCCCGAACGCCGAGTCGCAAGAGGCTGCGTGTCCTCGCAAGCCTCACTGCCCCAATGGACGACCCCTATCCACTCTGAAACTAAGGCTGGCGAACGCACACATCTCCAG GGTTCCAGGCACCTCCTCCGCCTCTACTCCTCAGACACCGGCACCCTTGCCCGCCCCTACCTCCAATCCGGAGCCTTCGCCCCACCCTTGGACGTCCGCAGCAGGTGGAGATGGCGCTCGGCTCTCCAGCGACGAAGCAGACGCGGAGACTCTGGAGGATGCTGACAAACTGCCTGCCTTTTACTTCTCTAACGTCCACCCTCAGCCTTCAGGG TTCTGCATATTCAGCAGCAGGCTCATGGGACGAGGCCACTATGTGTTTGATCGGCGATGGGACAGGATGAGGCTGGCGCTCCAGAACATGGTGGAGAAACACCTCAACGCACAAATGTGGAG AAAGGTTCCACTTGCAGCCGAGAGCCTCCACTGCCTCTCACCCTCTGGTGCCCCCTCTGGCACTTCACAGCAGGCTCACCCTCCCTCTACAACATCTGACTCTTGTCCTCCTTTAACGTCCTCGTCTGGTTCCGTCTCCCGCAGTATTTCTCAGTCCGCACCTGCAGGCTTTACTTTTAGAGATGCTCACGTTTCCACGCTGGGAGTGTGCCGACACGGCACGCACAAGGCCAGTCGCCTAGCCAAAGAGAGAGAGGACTCTATAGCGGGGACTGATGTAAGAAAAAACTCTTCCTGCTCCTTCCCAACTGTGGATACTCACAAGCGGAACGGAAGCAGCTATCATCCAACACTGCAAAAGTCAGGCGGGCCTGCGTCCACCCTGGCAAGGAAGATGGGACATGGTCCCGAGGGAAACGGACTGTGGAGCTACAGTGACCATTGGTTAACAAAAACGGAGGGGTCCCACAGCCGTAACAG GGAGCCATGTCCCGCCTCCAGCCGAGCTCCTTCCTCCTCTGGAGCACTGACGTATGGGCGCAAAGCCGAGGGGAGGAAAAGGAGTAGACCCAGCTCGAACGACGGGAAGGCCGGGAACAAGCTGAGCCGGCTGGACGCGTTCTTTGGGAGTGGGAACGACGCCGAATCCCAAAGACAG GCCAAGTTGCATCACTGA